One part of the Oceanihabitans sp. IOP_32 genome encodes these proteins:
- the lepA gene encoding translation elongation factor 4 codes for MKNIRNFCIIAHIDHGKSTLADRLLDFTGSVTDREKQNQLLDNMDLERERGITIKSHAIQMDYEYKGEKYVLNLIDTPGHVDFSYEVSRSIAACEGALLIVDAAQSIQAQTISNLYLALENDLEIIPILNKVDLPSANPEEVTDDIVDLLGCDPEEVIHASGKTGFGVDKILEAIIERVPAPEGDPDAPLQALIFDSVYNTFRGIETYFRVFNGEIKKGQKIKFVATDKEYFADEVGTLKLNQIPKQSVKAGDVGYLITGIKTAKEVKVGDTITDFANPTTNIIEGFEDVKPMVFAGIYPVDTEDYEELRNSMEKLQLNDASLVFTPESSAALGFGFRCGFLGMLHMEIIQERLEREFDMTVITTVPNVSYYAYTNKNPEVPFIVNNPSDLPDPSTINRVEEPYIKATIITKADFVGNVMSLCIEKRGIVINQNYLTADRVELTFEMPLAEIVFDFYDRLKTVSKGYASFDYSPIGMKTSKLVRLDILLNGLSVDALSTLIHTDNAQHIGKKMCEKLKELIPRQQFDIPIQAAIGAKIVSRETIKAVRKDVTAKCYGGDISRKRKLLEKQKKGKKRMRQVGNVEIPQQAFMAVLKLND; via the coding sequence ATGAAGAATATTAGAAATTTTTGCATCATTGCACATATAGATCACGGTAAAAGTACACTAGCAGACCGTTTGTTAGATTTTACTGGTTCGGTTACCGATAGAGAAAAACAAAATCAGCTTTTAGACAATATGGATTTAGAGCGCGAACGTGGTATAACCATTAAGTCGCACGCCATCCAAATGGATTATGAATACAAAGGCGAAAAATATGTTTTAAATTTAATTGATACCCCAGGACACGTTGATTTTAGCTACGAGGTGTCACGATCTATTGCTGCCTGCGAAGGGGCTTTACTTATTGTAGATGCTGCACAAAGCATACAAGCTCAAACCATTTCTAATTTATATTTGGCCTTAGAAAATGACTTGGAAATTATTCCTATTCTTAATAAAGTAGATTTACCAAGTGCCAATCCTGAAGAAGTTACCGATGATATTGTAGATTTATTAGGCTGCGATCCAGAAGAAGTTATCCACGCTAGTGGAAAAACAGGTTTTGGAGTTGATAAAATATTAGAAGCCATCATAGAGCGTGTTCCCGCGCCAGAAGGGGACCCAGACGCTCCCTTGCAAGCTTTAATTTTCGATTCGGTTTACAACACTTTTAGAGGTATTGAAACCTATTTTAGAGTGTTTAACGGTGAGATAAAAAAAGGACAAAAAATTAAATTCGTTGCGACCGATAAAGAATACTTTGCAGACGAAGTAGGGACTTTAAAACTTAACCAAATACCAAAACAAAGCGTAAAAGCTGGTGATGTTGGGTATTTAATTACAGGAATTAAAACCGCTAAAGAAGTGAAAGTTGGGGATACCATAACCGATTTTGCTAACCCAACCACCAATATTATTGAAGGTTTTGAAGATGTAAAACCTATGGTTTTTGCTGGTATTTACCCTGTAGATACCGAGGATTACGAAGAGCTGCGTAACTCTATGGAAAAGCTTCAGCTAAATGATGCCTCTCTAGTATTTACGCCAGAGAGTTCGGCCGCTTTAGGCTTTGGTTTCCGTTGTGGGTTTTTAGGTATGCTTCACATGGAAATTATTCAAGAACGTTTGGAGCGTGAGTTCGATATGACCGTGATAACAACAGTTCCCAACGTTTCCTATTACGCGTACACCAATAAAAACCCAGAGGTGCCTTTTATTGTAAATAACCCGTCCGATTTACCAGATCCTTCTACCATAAATCGTGTTGAAGAACCGTATATTAAAGCGACTATAATTACCAAAGCTGATTTTGTTGGCAATGTCATGTCCCTGTGTATAGAAAAACGAGGCATTGTTATAAATCAAAACTATTTAACTGCCGATCGTGTGGAATTAACTTTCGAAATGCCACTTGCAGAAATTGTTTTCGATTTTTACGACCGTTTAAAAACCGTTTCTAAAGGTTATGCCTCTTTCGATTATTCGCCAATAGGCATGAAAACCTCAAAATTAGTACGCTTAGATATTTTATTAAATGGCTTATCTGTGGATGCCCTTTCCACATTAATACATACCGATAATGCTCAACACATTGGTAAAAAAATGTGTGAAAAATTAAAGGAACTCATTCCTCGTCAGCAATTCGATATTCCAATTCAGGCTGCTATTGGCGCTAAAATTGTGTCTAGAGAAACCATTAAAGCCGTGCGTAAAGATGTGACTGCCAAATGTTATGGTGGCGATATTTCTAGAAAGCGTAAACTTTTAGAGAAACAGAAAAAAGGAAAAAAACGCATGCGCCAAGTAGGTAATGTAGAAATACCTCAACAAGCTTTTATGGCGGTTTTAAAGCTTAATGATTAA